The following nucleotide sequence is from archaeon BMS3Bbin15.
GCAGCCCCGGAGATTGTCGATGACCCGAGAAGAATACTCACACCCCTTAAAAGAGCAGGTAAAAGGGGTGAGGGCTTATGGAAGCCCATCACATGGGAGCAGCTAATCGAGGAGACTGTAAACGGTGGCAGGCTCTTTGAAGAACTTGGCGAAGACAGATTTATAGAAGGTTTAAGACATATTAGAGATTTGAATAGCTCTTTAGACCCTGAAAATCCCGAGTTTGGAACCAGGGCGAATTTATTTATTGCTATCGGTGGGAGGCATGACGGCAGGACACCCTTTTTCAAAAGCTGGGTAAAAAAGTCATTTGGCAGTGTAAACTGGTATGGCCACGGCGGTACCTGCGGGCTGAATATGCGTATAGCCTACCGTGCCTTCCTGGACACCTGGGATAGCGGTCCCCAGATGACCCCTGACTTTCGTAACTCAGAGTTTATAATCTATTTCGGTAGCGGGGCTTCCCATGCAGGAAATCCCATGCAGTTTATGGGCAGAGAACTCGCTACAGGAAGAAGTGAAAGAAACCACAGTGCTGTATTTGTAAGTCCCTTCATGCCTGCTGGGGTTTCAGCATCATCTGATAAAACCACCTGGCTGCCCATAAGACCGGGTAGTGACGGCGCCCTTGCCATGGCAATAATAAGATGGATTATTGAGCATAAAAAGTATAACAGAAAGTATCTCCGGCTAACAACAAAGAAGGCTGCCAGAAAGGCAGGCATTCCAAGCTGGTCAAATGCAACCTATCTTGTTATTACTGAAGAGGGCAGGAAAGATTCCGGCAGGTTTCTAAAGGCTGATGCCCCAGGTCTTGGGTCAGAAAATGAATATGTGGTTTTACATCCTGAAAAAGGCATCCCGGTTAACTACAATGAAATTGATAATGCAAGGCTGTTCTATTCAGGAATTGTCACACTGGAGGATGGTAGCAGTGTTTATGTAAAGACCTCCCTTCAGATACTAAAGGAGGAGAGCCTATCCCATTCTATGGAGGAGTATTCCAGGGCATGCGGCATATCTCTTGAAAAGATTGTAGGGCTGGCAGAGGAGTTCACAGTTCATGGTGTCAGGGCAGCCACAGAGGTTCACGGTGGTGTTATGCAATCAAATGGATACTACAGTGCCATGGCAATCCTGACCCTTAATGCCCTGATAGGCAATATAAACTACAGGGGTGGTCTTGTTATTAGCGGGCAATATCAGACAGTTGCCAGGGGCCCTGCCTACGACCTTGTCAATTTTCCAGGAGGAGTAACCCCTAGGGGTGCAAATATCGCAAGGGGATTCCCCTATGAGAAAACCACAGAATACAGACGCAAAAAAGAAAAAGGTAAAAATCCGTATCCGGCAAAACTCCCCTGGTATTCCAATACATCACCGGAGCAACTGGTGGCCGGGGTGTTTGAAGCCATTAAAACAGGTTATCCCTACAAACCCAAAATAATCTTTAACTGGATGGCAAATCCCCTATACACAACGGCAGGTCTGGCGAAAAAGGATATAATCAAGGTATTAAAAGACCCGGGAATAATACCACTCATAATATCCTGTGATGTTGCAATGGGAGAAACCACAAAATATGCTGACTATATAATTCCCGATACAACCTTCTTTGAGAGCTGGGGGGTTATGGGGGTCTGGGCTGGAGTTCCACACAGATTAAGTGCAGTACGCATACCTGTGGTTGAACCCAGAACAAAAAGAGAGGACGGCATTGTCATGGGTATGGAGCAATATCTTATTGATATTTCCAGGGTTCTTGACCTCCCAGGGTTTGGAAAAAGCGGAATAAAGGATAAGAGAGGTAAGATATGGCAGATACAAAAAGGAGAAGACTATTTCCTGAAGGCTATAGCCAATGTGGCCTATGATGGGATCCCTGTTCCTGATATACATGAGGATGACCTGAATGTTGCCAGATATCTTAAAAGGATATACAATTCCAGCAGGGAAGCCTTAAGCCGTGAGGAATGGAAAAAGGTGCTGTACGTTCTTGCCAGAGGAGGAAGATTTGAGGATAAGGATAGGGAAAACAAAGGAGAATTTAAGAATATGCTGTGGGAGGGACACATTGCAATATACAGCGAACAGATAGCCTCTTCAAAGGATAGCATCACAGGAAAATACAGGAAGGGTACTGCTTCATGGTTAAAGCCTGCTTTTGCCGACGGCACTTTCATTGACGAGAAATTCAAAAAAGAAGAGTGGCCATTTATTATTATTTCATATAAATCAAGATTCAGAAGTGTTTCCAATCTGGCAAATGTCAGAGCCCTTCAGGAGCTTAAAAAGACAAATTTTATCCAGATAAACCCGGAAGATGCTGAAAAGTTTGATATCAGCTCTGGTGACAGGGTAAGGATAATCACGCCAGAGGGTAGAATGGAAGCCACTGCAAAACTCCTGGAGGGTGTAATGCCAGGCACTATAGC
It contains:
- the ttrA gene encoding tetrathionate reductase subunit A precursor, which gives rise to MQKKAQDSHNPEFEIDIATGKINFNPEIEIKSSTCLGCWSCCGMRVAVDRKTGKIVRVSGNPYHPNSTGYFLPYNTSILDSFQMVTMYKDMGNRYRTTVCARGNAAPEIVDDPRRILTPLKRAGKRGEGLWKPITWEQLIEETVNGGRLFEELGEDRFIEGLRHIRDLNSSLDPENPEFGTRANLFIAIGGRHDGRTPFFKSWVKKSFGSVNWYGHGGTCGLNMRIAYRAFLDTWDSGPQMTPDFRNSEFIIYFGSGASHAGNPMQFMGRELATGRSERNHSAVFVSPFMPAGVSASSDKTTWLPIRPGSDGALAMAIIRWIIEHKKYNRKYLRLTTKKAARKAGIPSWSNATYLVITEEGRKDSGRFLKADAPGLGSENEYVVLHPEKGIPVNYNEIDNARLFYSGIVTLEDGSSVYVKTSLQILKEESLSHSMEEYSRACGISLEKIVGLAEEFTVHGVRAATEVHGGVMQSNGYYSAMAILTLNALIGNINYRGGLVISGQYQTVARGPAYDLVNFPGGVTPRGANIARGFPYEKTTEYRRKKEKGKNPYPAKLPWYSNTSPEQLVAGVFEAIKTGYPYKPKIIFNWMANPLYTTAGLAKKDIIKVLKDPGIIPLIISCDVAMGETTKYADYIIPDTTFFESWGVMGVWAGVPHRLSAVRIPVVEPRTKREDGIVMGMEQYLIDISRVLDLPGFGKSGIKDKRGKIWQIQKGEDYFLKAIANVAYDGIPVPDIHEDDLNVARYLKRIYNSSREALSREEWKKVLYVLARGGRFEDKDRENKGEFKNMLWEGHIAIYSEQIASSKDSITGKYRKGTASWLKPAFADGTFIDEKFKKEEWPFIIISYKSRFRSVSNLANVRALQELKKTNFIQINPEDAEKFDISSGDRVRIITPEGRMEATAKLLEGVMPGTIAIAFGYGHTEWGSRDYTIGKKLVRGDRDIGRGININPVALRDNSLKGIHLLSDPVCGGISRNYIPAKIEKIGI